TCttattgccttttctttttctattaaagttttctcttttttctttcatttcagattGAAGAGACCCACATCCAAAGACAGCATTGTTAACTCACAGTCAAAGCAAGATAAGTGGCACGTTGAAGTGAAAATGCTTCCTTGAGATGACATTTTGTCCTTGGAACAATCAAGTGAAGGGCCATCATTACAAAGACCctgaagaggagagacagggaggggaaCACTTGTGACTCCATAAATGGACTCAGCACCCTGCAGGTGTCTTTGAGCGTGCAAAAAGAATCGATCCAATATGAGCATCCCAACTGGTTTCCAGGGACTGAGGGTCAATGttgaaaaaggggaaaagattGGAAACAAAACCCAGATCCAGTTTCCCCAATCTGGGGATGATAATGCCAATCGGTTATCGTCAATTACCGATCAAGAAGGAAGAAGATTGATACATGACACAAGATACAGCACAAGCTCCATTCCTCCTTTGGTTTCTCAACGTGATTCCCCGGACAAGTTAGTGATCTGGGGCTCTGAGCAGCGGTGTTTGGAGCCTGACCTTGAAAAGTTTGAGCTTTTGGACTGTCAGGAGATACATACATTCTTGGGAAACAGAGATCAGGACGATGACGATGACGAGGGAGGAAGCTTGAGGGACGGAAAAGATGAAGGTCCCATGTCCATATCCTCAAGCTCAACTGCCAGCTCTGCTTCGACCGGCGTGAGAAGAAATGACAACGACAACAACAAAGTGGAGAGCAGaacacacagggacacagaggTGCAGAAAAGGATTGCCTGTCATAGCACTGAAGACTTGGACACATGTGTGATAGGCTCAATAGAGAAAAGGGACAGCAGGTCAGGTAGAGAAAGGGAGAGACGTAAGGGGGGTCTGAAGGAGTCCAAGTCTGAGACAAATGTATTCGTCTCCAGTCTGTCAGCTGTTTCTCTCAGCGGGAGTCTGTCAAATGTGCTGGATAGTAGTGCAGAGGTGCAGTCACTCGTCTCTCTGTCCTACTCCAAGACCAACCCTTATTCCAATACAAACCAAACTACCTCAGCCCTGACAAGAGGAAGGGCATGCCCTGTAGATGCTAACCAGAACTCCCCGCCACCGCATTCTCAAGAGAAACACGACCATCTTCAATGGTACAGGCAGGATCAGAGACAAGAAGATGTAGGTAAGCATAGAAATGGATTGTCCTATGACGGGGGGCTGGGCCAAAGAAGGAAGGCAGGATTTGAGGAGAGGGTGCTGCCACCAAGACGACAACAGCTTGTCAGACCCCTCTGTCAGACGGAGATGGGAAGAGCGAGGAGTTTAGCAGAGCCCAATGCTCATCAAACTCAGACAGGGCAACCTTCTTCCCCCAACCCCTTCCCAGATTCAAACAGTAATGGTTCAAACAGGAAGTTTACAAAGTCAGCTTTACGTGAACCCTCAGATTTCTCCAACCTGTACAACCCTACTGGAGTCTCACAGCCCAGGCAAAGCAACCAgacagctcctcctcctgtagAAAAACAGCCTGCCACGACTGCATGGCGAAATTCAAGTCTTTCCACTATTGAGAAGAGACCCCAGACTCAGTTCACATACAGAAGGAATTGCTCCAGTCCCAACAGGATGGGGGTTGATTCAAGGTCATCCACCCCTCCCCACTCCCCTCTCAGGACACCCCAGGGTTCACCTCGCAGGGAACCCTCCATGTACCTCGTTTCCAGGAATGTCCCTGGAGTGGTTAGACACCTCCCGTCAGGATGCAACCCCGCTGTAACAACATCAGCTCAGGGCTATGGCAACAGTTGCATGAGAGCACCAGTGAGAACCAATATAAGCACAAGTGGAATTCCCAAAGCGCCTCCTAACAACCAGCAGAGCTCCAGCCACAACGCCAAAGAGAGCTCCCCATCACCTAAACTCAGACCGAAAGGAGTCCGGCCCAAAATCATTACCTATGTCCGAAAGAATCCTCAGTTTAAGCCCCAGGTTGCTGACGGACCTTATCAGGTATCCTCTCTACCGTCCAGGCTGTCAGCTTACACACACGGGCAAACAGCCACTTCCTGTAAAGACACTACATCAGACCCCTCCAAGCCAGACTCAGACACCAGAGGGGCTCCAGTGCTCAGTGCCTCCAATCTGCTGTATGACAAATACCGCCAAGAGATGCAGACAAACATCTATCCATCAGGAATAATGAGCAGGAGTATCAGGGCgcccggacacacacacaccgtgccgcctgcacacacacacagccattcaGCACCCCCGAAGCTAGGCAGCAAAGCAGACACCTTCTACAGGGCACCATCAGAGGTGAGTAATGTATGCCTTCAGTATTATAAATGTTACTTAGACAAATTCAACTTTCAGAATGATTTCTCTTGTTGCTCATTCTTATTCAAGAAAGGCTTTTGTGGCTTTTTATTATATCCGTTATATTACACGCATCACGTACAAAAACCAACCTATTCTGTTAAGTTTGATGATTCTGTATATCAGTTTCACAGGCTGATGGTTTCCCTCCCTCAGTAACCCATGTATAATTGATCAAATATCTTTTGCATTTTATTCCCACTCTTTCAAGAGCTGCTCATTATCGCCTCAAAATCATCCCTTATTGATTCAGATTAAATAGCTTCATT
This Eleginops maclovinus isolate JMC-PN-2008 ecotype Puerto Natales chromosome 11, JC_Emac_rtc_rv5, whole genome shotgun sequence DNA region includes the following protein-coding sequences:
- the LOC134872142 gene encoding uncharacterized protein LOC134872142; translation: MSIPTGFQGLRVNVEKGEKIGNKTQIQFPQSGDDNANRLSSITDQEGRRLIHDTRYSTSSIPPLVSQRDSPDKLVIWGSEQRCLEPDLEKFELLDCQEIHTFLGNRDQDDDDDEGGSLRDGKDEGPMSISSSSTASSASTGVRRNDNDNNKVESRTHRDTEVQKRIACHSTEDLDTCVIGSIEKRDSRSGRERERRKGGLKESKSETNVFVSSLSAVSLSGSLSNVLDSSAEVQSLVSLSYSKTNPYSNTNQTTSALTRGRACPVDANQNSPPPHSQEKHDHLQWYRQDQRQEDVGKHRNGLSYDGGLGQRRKAGFEERVLPPRRQQLVRPLCQTEMGRARSLAEPNAHQTQTGQPSSPNPFPDSNSNGSNRKFTKSALREPSDFSNLYNPTGVSQPRQSNQTAPPPVEKQPATTAWRNSSLSTIEKRPQTQFTYRRNCSSPNRMGVDSRSSTPPHSPLRTPQGSPRREPSMYLVSRNVPGVVRHLPSGCNPAVTTSAQGYGNSCMRAPVRTNISTSGIPKAPPNNQQSSSHNAKESSPSPKLRPKGVRPKIITYVRKNPQFKPQVADGPYQVSSLPSRLSAYTHGQTATSCKDTTSDPSKPDSDTRGAPVLSASNLLYDKYRQEMQTNIYPSGIMSRSIRAPGHTHTVPPAHTHSHSAPPKLGSKADTFYRAPSEFHRLMVSLPQ